The following are from one region of the Paenibacillus sp. JZ16 genome:
- a CDS encoding multicopper oxidase family protein: protein MRRLTWKGKVGIAGLGVAILLGALVGTYFWQIRMQKPYEVNMGEMHHMEGMAGHQHGTASAATHQASLATRSCEAITEGESDAPVREFRLTASQSEKKSDNGDIEKVWTFNGLTPGPEIRVAEGERVRVVLDNKDIQEGVTIHWHGIVLPCSQDGVAGVTQDAVKPGEQYTYEFIADSPGTYWYHSHQASSIQVEKGLLGNFIVDPQQDRFEYDQEETILIQQLNGTYLMNGSTKGTHIEAAPGKKVRLRMINAANETETIHVDGASYRIIAMDGHDLHEPGMLEHYKFLMGAGQRYDLLFEMPRQGKVVVTSESGLKVTLGTGSEPEIRSDHSLFRWTDYGEPDPNAPVDKLTYDQSYTLKLDQNLFINSINGKSFHEIPPLVVKEGQRVKMTITNAGGGDHPFHLHGHIFQVLSHNGQALSGSPVYLDTLLTQEGDTYEVYVKADNPGLWMMHCHNLMHASMGMSMMFNYEGISTPFRVGTKSGNLPDL from the coding sequence GGGTGCGTTGGTTGGCACGTACTTTTGGCAAATTCGCATGCAAAAACCATATGAAGTAAATATGGGCGAAATGCATCACATGGAAGGGATGGCGGGCCATCAGCATGGAACCGCCTCTGCAGCAACCCACCAGGCTTCACTGGCGACACGGTCATGCGAAGCAATTACAGAGGGGGAGAGCGACGCGCCCGTACGCGAGTTTCGGCTCACGGCCTCACAGAGCGAGAAAAAATCAGATAATGGTGATATCGAGAAGGTTTGGACATTCAACGGCCTCACGCCAGGACCAGAAATTCGAGTTGCCGAAGGTGAAAGAGTCCGTGTCGTGCTAGACAACAAGGACATTCAAGAAGGGGTTACCATCCATTGGCACGGGATTGTTCTTCCTTGTTCGCAGGATGGAGTAGCGGGTGTGACGCAGGATGCCGTAAAGCCCGGAGAGCAGTATACGTACGAATTTATAGCAGACTCTCCCGGAACGTATTGGTATCACTCTCATCAGGCTAGCTCCATCCAGGTTGAAAAAGGCTTGCTGGGGAATTTCATTGTCGATCCTCAGCAGGATCGGTTCGAATACGATCAGGAGGAAACGATACTTATCCAACAGTTAAATGGAACTTATCTCATGAACGGTTCAACAAAGGGAACGCATATCGAGGCGGCTCCCGGAAAGAAAGTCAGACTGAGGATGATCAATGCTGCGAACGAAACGGAAACGATTCACGTCGACGGGGCCTCTTACCGAATAATTGCGATGGATGGCCATGACCTCCACGAACCGGGGATGCTGGAGCATTATAAATTTCTAATGGGAGCGGGCCAGCGTTATGATCTTCTCTTTGAGATGCCGCGGCAAGGTAAAGTTGTCGTCACGAGTGAATCAGGTTTGAAGGTGACACTCGGGACCGGTAGCGAACCGGAGATCCGTTCGGATCACAGCTTATTCAGATGGACCGACTATGGAGAACCAGATCCGAATGCTCCTGTAGACAAATTAACCTACGATCAGTCCTATACCTTAAAGCTCGATCAGAATCTGTTCATCAACTCCATTAACGGAAAAAGTTTTCATGAAATACCACCTCTGGTGGTCAAGGAAGGCCAGCGTGTAAAAATGACGATTACGAATGCTGGCGGAGGGGACCACCCTTTTCATTTGCATGGGCACATATTTCAGGTGCTAAGCCATAACGGCCAGGCTTTGAGCGGAAGTCCCGTATATCTTGATACATTATTAACGCAAGAAGGTGATACTTACGAGGTGTACGTAAAGGCGGATAACCCGGGACTATGGATGATGCATTGCCACAATCTGATGCACGCATCTATGGGAATGAGCATGATGTTCAATTATGAAGGTATTTCGACGCCATTTCGGGTCGGGACAAAATCGGGAAATTTACCGGACTTATGA
- a CDS encoding DUF3221 domain-containing protein — translation MKKIKWMLVICCLLFILSACNIVDSDYQQMQGVVKEVDSPNNRILLIANLTEGDLKKDTQEVIKSGEYREVVWVSKIDPSKFTVGEEIIVYYETREDSYPGKMAAKKYEKLEIQ, via the coding sequence ATGAAGAAAATAAAATGGATGCTAGTAATATGCTGTCTCCTCTTTATATTGAGCGCTTGTAATATTGTCGATTCCGATTACCAACAGATGCAAGGAGTCGTAAAAGAAGTCGATTCCCCAAATAACAGAATACTACTCATAGCCAATTTAACAGAGGGGGATTTAAAGAAAGATACGCAAGAAGTGATCAAATCTGGCGAATATAGGGAAGTCGTATGGGTGAGTAAGATTGATCCCTCAAAATTTACAGTTGGTGAAGAAATCATTGTTTACTATGAGACTAGGGAAGACTCTTATCCTGGCAAGATGGCAGCTAAAAAATACGAGAAGCTAGAGATCCAATAA